A single genomic interval of Litoreibacter ponti harbors:
- the atpD gene encoding F0F1 ATP synthase subunit beta — protein sequence MAKANGKITQVIGAVVDVQFDDQLPEILNALETDNNGTTLILEVAQHLGENTVRAIAMDSTEGLVRGAPVTDMGEPISVPVGKGTLGRILNVVGAPVDEGGPVDATERRAIHGDAPDFADQSTESEILTTGIKVIDLLAPYTKGGKIGLFGGAGVGKTVLIMELINNIAKVHSGVSVFAGVGERTREGNDLYHEMIESGVIVPDNLEESKIALVYGQMNEPPGARMRVALSGLTLAEQFRDDTGADVLFFVDNIFRFTQAGSEVSALLGRIPSAVGYQPTLATDMGAMQERITSTKSGSITSVQAVYVPADDLTDPAPATSFAHLDATTVLDRAISEKGIYPAVDPLGSTSRLLDPLIIGEEHYKVATDVQQILQRYKSLQDIIAILGMDELSEDDKMTVTRARKIERFLSQPFDVAKVFTGADGKQVPLEETIASFKAVVAGEYDHLPEGAFYMVGGIDEVIAKAEKMAADAA from the coding sequence ATGGCCAAAGCAAACGGCAAGATCACACAGGTCATCGGCGCTGTTGTCGACGTGCAGTTCGATGACCAGCTGCCCGAGATCCTCAACGCGCTTGAGACCGACAACAACGGCACCACCCTGATCCTCGAGGTCGCGCAGCACCTGGGCGAGAACACCGTGCGTGCCATCGCCATGGACTCCACCGAGGGTCTGGTGCGCGGCGCCCCCGTGACCGACATGGGCGAACCGATCTCGGTTCCCGTGGGCAAAGGCACACTGGGCCGCATCCTGAACGTCGTTGGCGCGCCCGTCGACGAAGGTGGCCCGGTTGACGCAACCGAGCGCCGCGCCATCCACGGCGACGCGCCCGACTTTGCAGACCAGTCCACCGAGTCGGAAATTCTGACCACCGGCATCAAGGTCATCGACCTGCTGGCCCCCTACACCAAGGGCGGCAAGATCGGCCTGTTTGGCGGTGCCGGCGTGGGCAAGACGGTTCTGATCATGGAGCTGATCAACAACATCGCGAAGGTGCACTCCGGTGTGTCCGTGTTCGCGGGTGTGGGGGAGCGGACCCGTGAGGGCAACGACCTGTATCACGAGATGATCGAATCCGGCGTTATCGTGCCCGACAACCTGGAAGAGTCGAAAATTGCGCTGGTCTACGGCCAGATGAACGAGCCTCCCGGTGCGCGTATGCGTGTGGCGCTCTCCGGCCTGACCCTGGCCGAGCAGTTCCGCGACGATACCGGCGCAGACGTGCTGTTCTTCGTGGACAACATCTTCCGCTTCACGCAGGCTGGCTCCGAGGTGTCCGCGCTTCTGGGTCGTATCCCCTCCGCTGTGGGCTACCAGCCGACGCTGGCCACCGACATGGGCGCGATGCAGGAACGCATCACCTCGACCAAGTCGGGCTCGATCACCTCGGTGCAGGCCGTGTATGTGCCTGCGGACGACCTGACCGACCCCGCACCGGCCACCTCGTTTGCCCACCTAGACGCGACAACCGTTCTGGACCGTGCGATTTCCGAGAAGGGTATCTACCCGGCTGTGGACCCGCTGGGCTCTACCTCGCGCCTGCTGGACCCGCTGATCATCGGCGAAGAGCACTACAAAGTGGCGACCGATGTGCAGCAGATCCTGCAGCGCTACAAGTCGCTGCAAGACATCATCGCCATCCTTGGCATGGACGAGCTGTCCGAGGACGACAAGATGACTGTGACCCGCGCCCGCAAGATCGAGCGCTTCCTGTCGCAGCCGTTCGACGTGGCGAAGGTCTTCACCGGCGCCGACGGCAAGCAGGTTCCGCTGGAAGAGACGATCGCGTCGTTCAAGGCCGTTGTGGCTGGCGAGTATGACCACCTGCCCGAAGGCGCCTTCTACATGGTTGGCGGCATCGACGAGGTGATCGCCAAAGCCGAGAAGATGGCCGCTGACGCCGCTTAG
- a CDS encoding F0F1 ATP synthase subunit gamma → MPNLKDLKNRIASVKSTRKITKAMQMVAAAKLRRAQEAAEAGRPYAERFNAVMGQLAASVGTSDSAPKLLSGTGSDQTHLLIVMTAERGLCGGFNGNIAKLARYQAEKLLKDGKTVKILTVGKKGREVLKRDLADHFIGHVDLSEVKRIGYEDASKIAQDVLTRFDEGEFDVAKLYFSEFESVISQKPKELQIIPAQFDAPEEGDDTGVVYDYEPGEEEILADLLPRAVATQIFSALLENGAGEQGARMSAMDNATRNAGEMIDKLTIEFNRTRQAVITNELIEIISGAEAL, encoded by the coding sequence ATGCCAAACCTCAAGGACCTGAAAAACCGGATCGCGTCGGTCAAATCGACCCGCAAGATCACGAAGGCGATGCAGATGGTCGCCGCCGCAAAGCTGCGCCGTGCGCAGGAAGCGGCGGAGGCCGGTCGGCCCTATGCCGAGCGGTTCAACGCGGTGATGGGCCAGCTGGCCGCATCGGTCGGCACGTCCGACAGCGCGCCGAAGCTGCTCAGCGGGACCGGGTCGGACCAGACCCATCTGCTGATCGTCATGACCGCCGAGCGTGGTCTGTGCGGCGGCTTCAACGGCAACATCGCGAAGCTTGCCCGCTATCAGGCGGAGAAGCTGCTCAAGGACGGCAAGACGGTCAAGATCCTGACCGTGGGCAAGAAAGGCCGTGAGGTCCTGAAGCGGGACCTGGCCGATCACTTCATCGGCCACGTTGACCTCTCTGAGGTCAAGCGCATCGGCTACGAGGATGCCTCGAAGATCGCGCAGGACGTTCTGACTCGCTTCGACGAGGGCGAGTTCGACGTCGCGAAGCTGTACTTCTCGGAATTCGAGAGCGTGATCAGCCAGAAGCCGAAGGAGCTGCAGATCATCCCGGCGCAGTTCGACGCCCCCGAAGAGGGTGACGACACCGGCGTGGTCTACGACTACGAGCCCGGCGAAGAGGAAATCCTGGCCGACCTGCTGCCCCGCGCAGTGGCGACGCAGATCTTCTCGGCGCTGCTGGAGAATGGCGCGGGCGAGCAGGGCGCGCGGATGTCCGCGATGGACAACGCAACCCGCAACGCTGGCGAAATGATCGACAAGCTGACCATCGAGTTCAACCGGACCCGCCAGGCTGTCATCACCAACGAGCTGATTGAAATTATTTCGGGCGCGGAAGCGCTCTAG
- a CDS encoding F0F1 ATP synthase subunit delta, with amino-acid sequence MSEPVSISQGIAARYATAVFELSKEDKKLKQLEADVDTLDAALKDSADFRDLISSPLYSREQQAGAIEAIADKMKLTPTIANTLSLMANKRRLFVLPQLLGALRGLIADEKGEVTADVTAAKALTKAQQDKLAKSLKASVGKDVKINMAVDESLIGGLIVKVGSKMIDTSIRSKLSSLQNSMKEVG; translated from the coding sequence GTGTCCGAACCAGTCTCGATCTCCCAAGGCATCGCTGCGCGCTACGCGACTGCCGTGTTCGAATTGTCCAAAGAGGACAAGAAACTCAAACAGCTCGAGGCCGACGTCGACACGTTGGATGCCGCGCTGAAGGACAGCGCGGATTTCCGTGACCTGATTTCCTCGCCGCTGTATTCGCGCGAGCAGCAGGCCGGCGCCATCGAGGCGATCGCCGACAAGATGAAGCTGACGCCGACCATCGCCAACACCTTGTCGCTGATGGCCAACAAGCGCCGCCTCTTCGTGCTGCCGCAGCTCTTGGGCGCGCTGCGCGGGCTGATCGCCGACGAGAAAGGCGAGGTTACCGCGGATGTCACCGCCGCCAAGGCCCTGACCAAGGCGCAACAGGACAAGCTTGCCAAGTCGCTGAAAGCCAGCGTCGGCAAGGATGTGAAAATCAACATGGCCGTAGATGAAAGCCTCATCGGCGGCCTTATCGTTAAGGTGGGCTCCAAGATGATCGACACGTCGATCCGCTCGAAGCTCTCCTCCCTCCAGAATTCCATGAAAGAGGTCGGGTAA
- the atpA gene encoding F0F1 ATP synthase subunit alpha, whose amino-acid sequence MAIEAAEISAILKDQIKNFGKEVEVAEVGRVLSVGDGIARVYGLDNCQAGEMVEFPGGIQGMALNLENDNVGVVIFGSDRDIKEGDTVKRTNSIVDVPAGDALLGRVVDGLGNPLDGKGPIEATERRVADVKAPGIIPRKSVHEPMATGLKAVDSMIPIGRGQRELVIGDRQTGKTAVALDAILNQKSYNDAATDESGKLYCVYVAIGQKRSTVAQLVKKLEETGAIEYSIVVAATASDPAPMQFLAPYAATAMAEYFRDNGRHALIVYDDLSKQAVSYRQMSLLLRRPPGREAYPGDVFYLHSRLLERSCKLNEDNGSGSLTALPIIETQGGDVSAFIPTNVISITDGQIFLETELFYQGIRPAVNTGLSVSRVGSSAQTNSMKSVAGPVKLELAQYREMAAFAQFGSDLDAATQQLLNRGARLTELMKQPQYAPLTNAEIVCVIYAGTKGYLDKLPVGDVGRFEKGLLAHLRGKASDVLDFITKEDPKVKGEAEDKIKAAIDAFAKDFA is encoded by the coding sequence ATGGCTATCGAAGCTGCAGAAATCTCTGCGATCCTGAAGGACCAGATCAAGAACTTCGGCAAAGAAGTTGAAGTGGCCGAGGTTGGCCGGGTGCTGAGCGTGGGCGACGGGATCGCCCGGGTGTACGGCCTCGACAACTGCCAGGCCGGCGAGATGGTCGAATTCCCCGGCGGCATCCAGGGCATGGCCCTGAACCTCGAGAATGACAACGTGGGCGTCGTGATCTTCGGCTCCGACCGCGACATCAAGGAAGGCGACACCGTCAAGCGCACCAACTCCATCGTGGACGTGCCCGCGGGCGACGCCCTGCTGGGCCGCGTTGTCGACGGTCTGGGCAACCCGCTGGACGGCAAGGGCCCGATCGAGGCGACCGAGCGCCGCGTGGCCGACGTCAAAGCCCCGGGCATCATCCCGCGTAAATCGGTGCACGAGCCGATGGCGACCGGCCTGAAGGCCGTGGACTCGATGATCCCGATCGGCCGTGGTCAGCGCGAGCTGGTCATTGGTGACCGTCAGACCGGCAAGACCGCCGTGGCGCTGGACGCGATCCTGAACCAGAAATCCTACAACGATGCGGCCACCGACGAGAGCGGCAAGCTCTACTGTGTCTACGTCGCCATCGGCCAGAAGCGCTCCACCGTGGCGCAGCTGGTGAAAAAGCTCGAAGAGACCGGCGCGATCGAGTACTCGATCGTCGTGGCCGCTACCGCGTCCGACCCGGCACCGATGCAGTTCCTGGCACCCTACGCCGCGACCGCCATGGCCGAGTATTTCCGCGACAACGGCCGCCATGCGCTGATTGTGTATGATGACCTGTCCAAGCAGGCCGTGTCGTATCGTCAGATGTCGCTGTTGCTGCGTCGCCCGCCCGGGCGTGAAGCCTATCCCGGCGACGTGTTCTACCTGCACTCCCGCCTGCTGGAGCGCTCCTGCAAGCTCAATGAGGACAACGGCTCCGGCTCGCTGACCGCGCTGCCGATTATCGAAACCCAGGGCGGCGACGTGTCGGCCTTTATTCCGACCAACGTGATCTCGATCACCGACGGCCAGATCTTCCTCGAAACCGAGCTGTTCTACCAGGGCATCCGCCCCGCCGTGAACACCGGTCTGTCAGTGTCGCGTGTGGGCTCGTCTGCCCAGACCAACTCGATGAAATCGGTCGCAGGCCCGGTGAAGCTGGAGCTGGCGCAGTACCGCGAAATGGCGGCCTTTGCGCAGTTCGGCTCTGATCTGGATGCTGCCACCCAGCAGCTGCTGAACCGTGGTGCCCGCCTGACCGAGCTGATGAAGCAGCCGCAATATGCGCCGCTGACCAACGCCGAGATCGTCTGCGTGATCTACGCAGGCACCAAAGGCTACCTGGACAAGCTGCCCGTGGGCGATGTGGGCCGGTTCGAAAAGGGCCTGCTGGCGCATCTGCGCGGCAAGGCGTCCGACGTGCTGGACTTCATCACCAAGGAAGACCCCAAGGTGAAGGGCGAGGCAGAGGACAAGATCAAGGCTGCTATCGACGCATTCGCCAAAGACTTCGCGTAA
- a CDS encoding F0F1 ATP synthase subunit epsilon: MAEMMQFDLVSPERRLASVQASEVQIPGAEGDFTAMAQHAPVISTLRPGVLTVVTDVGSEQYLVTGGFAEVGAGGTSVLAERAFAKADVTAELMEELIKEANMQRDAANTDAAAKYADDLVAARTQILA, translated from the coding sequence ATGGCTGAAATGATGCAATTCGACCTGGTCAGCCCCGAGCGGCGGCTTGCTTCCGTGCAGGCCTCCGAGGTGCAGATCCCGGGGGCTGAGGGCGACTTCACCGCCATGGCGCAGCACGCGCCGGTGATCTCTACCCTGCGACCCGGTGTGCTGACGGTGGTGACCGATGTCGGCTCCGAGCAGTATCTGGTGACAGGCGGCTTTGCGGAAGTCGGCGCGGGGGGCACGTCTGTGCTGGCCGAGCGGGCATTTGCCAAGGCTGACGTGACCGCAGAGCTGATGGAAGAGCTGATCAAGGAAGCCAACATGCAGCGCGATGCGGCCAACACCGATGCGGCGGCGAAATATGCCGACGATCTGGTGGCCGCACGGACGCAAATCCTGGCCTGA